The Phaeobacter gallaeciensis DSM 26640 genomic sequence ATGCGGCGCGAGATCATGATCTGGTCTGGTGGATCTGGGCGGTGATCCTGATTGGTTCTCTGGTGACGATCATAGGCCTCGCCCGTGCTGGCACACTGATTTTTTGGAAAAGCCATGGCTTGCCGGACAGCGACGCAGACAAAGAGGCTGACAGTGAGGACGTGCTTGCCGGAGAGGCAACCGCCGCCCCTGCCGCAGCGCCGGTGCTCCCGCTTGTGGTCTGTTTTGGTCTGATGGGGGCGATTGTGCTGCTCACCATCTTTGCCGGGCCGATGACTCGCTATGCTGATGCGACGGCTGCCCAGCTCTTTACGCCAACCGCCTATATAGAAACCGTCCTCGGGGGGGGCTCAAAATGAAGCTGATGCGCCGCATACTGCCGCACCCGATCCTGACGCTGGTGCTGACTGTGACCTGGCTCCTGCTGGTCAACGGCTGGTCACTGAACTCCTTGGTCTTTGGCTTCATGCTGGGGGTTTTGATCCCCTTCCTGACGCAACCCTACTGGCCGCAACAGCTGAAGATGAAAGGCCCGATGAAGATCATCGGCTATGTCCTCATCGTGCTCTACGACATCGTGGTTGCAAATCTGGTGGTTGCCAAGATCGTGCTGTTCAAACCCAATTCCCGCCGTCACCCCAATTGGGTGACTGTGCCGCTGGAGCTGCGCACACCTGAAGCGATCACGGTATTGGCCGCAACAATCACCATGACCCCTGGCACCGTGTCAGCCGACCTTTCGGCTGAAGGCCATGCGCTGCTGGTCCACTGCCTTGACGCGCCTGATCCAGAGGCGGTGCGCGACGACATCAAGGACCGCTACGAACGTCGCCTGAAGGAGATTTTCGAATGATCGAAACTGCTGCAATCTTTGCGTTTGTCTGCTTTGCGCTGTCGTTGCTGATGAACCTGTGGAAGGTCGTCTCGGCCGAGGATGTCGCGGACCGGATCCTCGCCCTCGACACCATGTTCATCAACGCCATCGCGCTTATGGTGCTTTATGGCTTGGCGCTTGGAACTGAGATCTTCTTTGAGGCGGCGATGATCATCGCCATGCTCGGCTTCGTCTCTACTGTGGCCTATGCGCGGTTCATCCTGCGCGGCAATATCATTGAGTGAGGAGAGACCATGGACCAATTCTTTGACATCGTCATTGCCGGGTTTCTCATGATCGGCGGGGTATTCGGTATCGTCGGCTCCTTTGGCCTGCTGAAACTCAACGACCGCATGTCGCGACTGCACGCGCCAACGAAGGCTACGACGCTGGGCGTCGGCGGTGTGCTGCTGGCCTCAATGACCCATGCAGCGGTTTATGAGCACCACCTGTCTGTGCATGAGCTGATGATCACGCTGTTCCTGTTTCTGACCGCCCCGATCACGGCAAATTTCATTGCCAAGGTGCATATCCACCGCCATGACACCCCGGAGAGCCTGCCGGACGCGGGCGAGGATAAGATCTGGGCGACCCATAAGAAGCCCGAGAACGAAGTGATCGGCCCAGAGGTCTGACCAAACATCCCCCGCCCCTTTCGGCGGGGGTCTTTCATCCGGAACGCAGCTCGCCCGGGTGATCCTGCGCAGCCCGGTGGACGACAACAATGCATACAGCCCCCCTCCCCCTGACCAAAGACGTGGTATTGATCGGCGGCGGACACACCCATGCATTGGTCCTGCGAAAATGGGGAATGCGCCCGCTCGCCGGGGCACGGCTGACCGTCATTAACCCCGGTCCCACCGCCCCCTACTCCGGGATGCTGCCCGGCTTCGTCGCCGGTCACTATGATCGGGGCGCGCTGGACATTGATCTGGTAAAGCTTGCACGCTTTGCAGGCGCACGGCTGATCCTCGGGGCTGCGGAACATATCGATACAGATGCCCGGCAGGTACATGTCGCAGGCCGCCCGCCTATTGACTACGACGTTGCTGCGATCAATCTGGGCATCACTTCCGCGATGCCGGATATGGCCGGGTTCAACGACCACGCGATCCCGGCCAAACCGCTTGGCCGGTTTGCCTCCAGCTGGGCTACGTATCTGGCGGGCGATGGTCCGGCCCATGTTGCGGTGATCGGCGGTGGCGTGGCCGGGGTGGAACTGATCCTCGCCATGGCCCATGCCCTGCGCCAAGGCGAGCGTTCGATGCAGGCGACGCTGATTGACCGTGGTACCATCCTCAAAGACGCAGGCAACAAAGCCCAGACCCAGCTACGCAAAGCCCTGCATGATTTGGGAGTGACCGTGGTTGAGCAAGCCACAATCACCCAGATTGAAGCCGCCCATGTGGTGCTCGAAGATGGCCGGGCCATCCGCTCCGATTTTACAACAGGCGCGGCGGGCGCCCGCCCGTATTCCTGGCTTTCCAATAGCGGTTTGGACCTGCACCACGGTTTTGTCCGCGTCGACAGCACCCTGCAGACCAGCCAGACTGGTGTTTTTGCCACCGGTGACTGCGCCCATTTCAGCAGGGATCCACGTCCCAAGGCCGGGGTCTACGCGGTGCGTCAGGCGCCGGTGCTTTATCACAATCTGCGCGCCAGCCTGACCAAGGATCCGCTGCGCCAGTATCAACCGCAAAAGGACTATCTAAAACTGATCTCCATGGGCGACAAAAGTGCCGTGGGCGAACGGTTCGGCCAGACCTTCTCTGGCAGTTGGATCTGGCGGTGGAAAGACCACATTGATCAGACCTTCATGGCGCAGTTCCGCGACCTTCCACAGATGGAAACCCCGGATTTGCCTCCCGAACACACCTACGACCTGCCCGAGGTACTAGGAGAAAAACCGATGTGTGGCGGCTGCGGGGCGAAGGTTGGCGCCCGCGCGCTGA encodes the following:
- a CDS encoding Na+/H+ antiporter subunit E, which produces MKLMRRILPHPILTLVLTVTWLLLVNGWSLNSLVFGFMLGVLIPFLTQPYWPQQLKMKGPMKIIGYVLIVLYDIVVANLVVAKIVLFKPNSRRHPNWVTVPLELRTPEAITVLAATITMTPGTVSADLSAEGHALLVHCLDAPDPEAVRDDIKDRYERRLKEIFE
- a CDS encoding K+/H+ antiporter subunit F; translated protein: MIETAAIFAFVCFALSLLMNLWKVVSAEDVADRILALDTMFINAIALMVLYGLALGTEIFFEAAMIIAMLGFVSTVAYARFILRGNIIE
- a CDS encoding Na+/H+ antiporter subunit G is translated as MDQFFDIVIAGFLMIGGVFGIVGSFGLLKLNDRMSRLHAPTKATTLGVGGVLLASMTHAAVYEHHLSVHELMITLFLFLTAPITANFIAKVHIHRHDTPESLPDAGEDKIWATHKKPENEVIGPEV